One segment of Sulfobacillus thermosulfidooxidans DSM 9293 DNA contains the following:
- a CDS encoding amidase: MIHDTWQAFFDTTCTLEPEGQGVLSGTTFAAKEAFDVKGFVTSGGNPDWYRTHSKASETARAITQLVQAGSRLVGKTHTDELMYGLNGENVHYGTPVNPKAPDRIPGGSSSGSASAVAGKLVDFAIGTDTGGSVRIPASYTGIYGFRPTIGRISLEGVIPLSQTFDTVGCLARDPSLLENVSSVLLDHYKIPSGHSFSRVVVASDAISRVDQELVPEVEAKIAHIASSFLTVQHEVIAEPGLETWSQAFRIIQGYDIWQNFGTWITETKPHFGPGFHERFYWTRTITREERDKWAHKQKEWREELWSRLRQDTLIVLPTAPGVAPLKNTPLNILNPFRDRVLQLTCIAGLGGLPQVSMPLLTIQGIPFGISVIAGPGMDEELLAWVRNWVIGEGIEC, encoded by the coding sequence ATGATTCATGATACCTGGCAAGCATTTTTTGATACGACATGCACATTAGAACCTGAAGGGCAGGGCGTGTTAAGCGGCACAACTTTTGCCGCCAAAGAGGCGTTTGACGTGAAAGGTTTTGTCACCTCAGGTGGCAATCCCGATTGGTACCGAACACATTCTAAAGCGTCCGAGACAGCGCGGGCGATTACCCAGCTTGTGCAGGCAGGATCACGTCTGGTAGGCAAGACCCACACGGACGAATTAATGTATGGATTAAATGGTGAAAATGTCCATTATGGCACTCCGGTTAATCCCAAGGCCCCTGATCGCATTCCGGGAGGATCTTCGAGTGGTTCGGCATCCGCAGTGGCGGGTAAATTAGTGGACTTTGCGATTGGAACGGATACGGGGGGATCGGTACGGATTCCAGCGAGTTACACGGGAATTTACGGATTTCGTCCAACCATCGGGAGAATTTCTCTTGAAGGCGTTATCCCTCTTTCGCAAACATTTGATACGGTGGGATGTTTAGCCAGAGATCCGTCACTGCTAGAAAACGTCTCCAGTGTCTTATTAGACCACTACAAAATCCCATCTGGGCATAGCTTTTCACGCGTGGTTGTGGCATCTGACGCCATATCTCGCGTGGACCAAGAATTGGTGCCGGAAGTGGAAGCAAAAATCGCACATATCGCTTCGAGTTTTTTGACGGTCCAGCATGAAGTGATTGCGGAACCGGGGCTTGAGACATGGAGTCAAGCCTTTCGCATTATTCAAGGTTATGATATATGGCAGAATTTTGGAACCTGGATAACCGAGACCAAGCCGCATTTTGGCCCTGGATTCCACGAACGGTTTTATTGGACCCGTACGATCACGCGAGAAGAACGCGATAAGTGGGCTCATAAGCAGAAGGAATGGCGCGAAGAACTGTGGAGCCGACTGCGCCAAGATACCCTGATTGTCCTGCCGACAGCACCGGGAGTGGCCCCTTTGAAAAATACTCCTCTAAATATTCTTAATCCCTTTCGCGACCGGGTTTTGCAACTCACGTGTATTGCGGGGTTAGGGGGATTGCCTCAGGTCTCTATGCCTCTGTTGACGATTCAAGGCATTCCTTTTGGCATTTCGGTGATTGCGGGTCCCGGCATGGACGAAGAATTATTGGCCTGGGTCAGAAATTGGGTCATAGGGGAGGGCATAGAATGTTAA
- a CDS encoding amidohydrolase family protein, with protein MLTRIRNTTAVTMNASRDIVSPTDLWIEDRKIVAIGPYGHRPDRVIDGTDMVAIPGLVQPHIHLCQTLFRGLADDLSLLDWLEQRIWPLEAALDEDAMRVSAQLGIAELLAGGTTTILDMGSVNHTEHILNTMLQMGIRGYSGKCLMDRPNKFLMQSKDDAMQESYDLAHRWHGQDQGRVRYAPAPRFTLSASDALFEEARSLADAFHTVLHTHGAETRDEITEGIKLHRRPPVAHLFDLQILAPSAVIAHGVWMNADEENMVATSNAKLVHCPSSNLKLGSGFAPTVRWRQKGLIFGIAADGAPCNNLLDGFQEMRTAALLAKPVFGPTYLSAPEVFAHATIEGARVLGLEDEIGSLEVGKQADIVLLNFRGPHHQLWDMTPIYSQLVYQTHASDVYLTMVAGQILYENGRYTTLNLDEVKRTAREALLRVLRRAEMEPLSSWMTT; from the coding sequence ATGTTAACACGCATTCGGAATACCACGGCAGTGACCATGAATGCATCTCGCGATATCGTATCCCCGACCGACCTGTGGATAGAAGACCGGAAGATTGTGGCAATAGGACCCTATGGCCATCGTCCTGACCGTGTGATTGATGGGACGGATATGGTCGCGATTCCTGGGCTCGTGCAGCCGCACATTCATTTGTGTCAAACCTTATTTCGTGGCTTGGCTGATGATTTGTCCTTGTTGGATTGGCTGGAACAACGCATCTGGCCCCTTGAAGCGGCTTTAGACGAGGATGCTATGCGGGTCTCGGCTCAATTGGGTATTGCTGAACTGCTGGCGGGGGGCACGACAACCATTTTAGATATGGGGTCAGTAAATCATACGGAACACATTTTGAACACGATGTTACAGATGGGTATTCGCGGATATTCCGGAAAATGTCTAATGGACCGTCCCAATAAATTTTTGATGCAAAGTAAAGATGATGCGATGCAAGAAAGTTATGACTTGGCTCACCGGTGGCATGGACAGGATCAAGGACGGGTGCGTTATGCACCCGCGCCCCGGTTTACATTATCAGCTAGCGATGCGTTGTTTGAAGAGGCCCGCTCACTGGCCGATGCATTCCATACGGTGTTGCATACCCATGGGGCAGAAACGCGCGATGAAATTACTGAAGGGATAAAACTTCACCGTCGCCCTCCTGTTGCCCATTTATTCGACCTGCAAATTCTTGCCCCATCTGCGGTCATTGCGCATGGCGTGTGGATGAATGCCGATGAAGAAAATATGGTGGCCACATCCAACGCTAAACTCGTTCATTGCCCGTCATCCAATCTAAAACTCGGCTCAGGATTTGCTCCGACGGTGCGGTGGCGCCAAAAGGGTTTGATCTTTGGGATTGCCGCTGACGGAGCACCGTGTAACAATCTACTGGATGGATTTCAAGAAATGCGGACGGCAGCGCTTTTAGCGAAGCCAGTGTTTGGACCCACCTATTTGTCTGCCCCTGAGGTTTTTGCACATGCCACGATTGAAGGTGCCCGGGTCTTGGGATTGGAAGATGAAATTGGGTCGCTCGAAGTTGGCAAGCAGGCCGATATTGTTCTCCTTAATTTTCGTGGGCCGCATCATCAATTATGGGATATGACACCGATTTACAGTCAGCTCGTCTATCAAACGCATGCGAGCGATGTGTATCTTACCATGGTGGCGGGTCAAATTCTTTATGAAAACGGGCGATACACCACCTTGAACCTTGACGAAGTAAAGAGAACGGCTAGGGAGGCACTGCTCCGTGTGTTACGGCGTGCTGAAATGGAACCCTTATCATCATGGATGACGACGTAG
- a CDS encoding trans-sulfuration enzyme family protein — MSQQWRRNTLLVHAGTPALGDIEPTALPIFPSTSYRSRSAQMLDQLMGGEIEGFSYARHANPNVEALVDAMKQLERAETGIATASGMAAIDAAMYATHVEPGDTILVSQDVYGASLNLLGTVWGEMGVKVVIEDFTDLTHFRQLLEVHKPRTVLLETLSNPLLKVLDIPQIVSLVHGVGAQLIVDNTFTTPLTMRPLEWGADLVVHSATKYLGGHGDAMGGIVLGRDEYHNRLHQYLKLRGAVLGPFEAWLIHRGLRTLGVRFERQCHNAAKLARILQESQIFSRVFYPLFADHPTHAVAERLLPADLGGAVVTLDLGGGKEDVFRFLDHLQLVASATTVGDIYTLCLYPLIASHRNQTPEERAKMGITDSMVRISVGLEDPEDIALDLIQAASAVRISDSLVIQKD; from the coding sequence TTGAGCCAACAATGGCGAAGGAATACATTATTAGTTCATGCGGGAACCCCTGCATTAGGCGACATCGAGCCGACCGCGTTACCCATTTTCCCGTCGACCAGTTATCGTTCTCGCTCAGCTCAAATGTTAGATCAACTGATGGGAGGAGAAATTGAGGGCTTTTCCTATGCTCGTCATGCTAATCCCAATGTGGAAGCTTTAGTTGATGCGATGAAGCAACTTGAACGGGCCGAGACAGGAATTGCCACCGCTTCGGGAATGGCGGCCATTGATGCTGCTATGTATGCCACTCATGTTGAACCGGGGGATACCATCTTAGTCAGTCAAGATGTGTATGGCGCGTCACTCAATCTTTTAGGTACCGTTTGGGGTGAAATGGGTGTAAAGGTGGTCATTGAAGACTTTACCGATCTCACTCATTTTCGGCAACTTCTTGAGGTCCACAAGCCGCGAACGGTTTTATTGGAAACATTATCGAATCCTTTGTTAAAAGTGTTAGATATTCCTCAAATTGTGAGCTTAGTTCATGGCGTAGGCGCTCAACTAATTGTGGACAACACATTTACCACACCGCTCACAATGCGACCTTTGGAATGGGGCGCTGATCTCGTGGTGCATAGTGCAACCAAATATTTGGGTGGCCACGGTGATGCCATGGGCGGTATTGTGCTAGGCCGAGACGAATATCATAATCGCCTTCATCAATATTTAAAGTTGCGTGGAGCGGTTTTAGGCCCTTTTGAAGCCTGGTTGATACACCGGGGCCTCCGCACACTCGGTGTCCGCTTTGAACGGCAGTGTCACAATGCCGCCAAATTGGCTCGGATTTTGCAGGAATCCCAGATATTTAGCCGGGTCTTCTATCCCTTGTTTGCGGACCACCCGACGCATGCTGTGGCTGAACGACTATTGCCAGCCGACTTGGGCGGGGCCGTGGTTACACTGGATTTAGGTGGCGGAAAAGAGGATGTGTTTCGGTTTTTGGACCATCTTCAATTAGTGGCTTCGGCGACGACGGTTGGAGATATCTACACGTTATGTCTCTATCCTTTAATTGCTTCCCACCGGAATCAAACACCGGAAGAACGAGCGAAAATGGGGATTACAGACAGTATGGTCCGGATCTCCGTCGGACTAGAAGATCCGGAAGATATCGCGTTAGATTTAATTCAAGCCGCATCGGCAGTGCGTATTTCCGATTCGTTGGTCATACAAAAAGACTAG
- a CDS encoding non-heme iron oxygenase ferredoxin subunit: MAKWVRVASVEELKEQNPLLVVLDNEDVALYRVKDQYFATDDLCSHAEASLAEGDLKGYLIHCPRHGGQFDVRTGEAKHFPAYAPIRTYPVKVEGHDIFIDTERD; the protein is encoded by the coding sequence TTGGCTAAGTGGGTTCGAGTCGCATCGGTTGAAGAACTTAAAGAACAAAATCCCTTGTTGGTGGTATTAGACAACGAAGATGTTGCTCTATATCGGGTCAAAGACCAATATTTCGCGACCGATGATTTGTGTTCACATGCGGAAGCCTCTTTGGCTGAAGGCGATTTGAAAGGTTATCTGATTCATTGTCCCCGTCATGGCGGGCAATTTGATGTCCGAACGGGAGAAGCCAAGCATTTTCCTGCCTATGCTCCCATTCGGACATATCCCGTCAAAGTCGAAGGACATGATATTTTCATTGACACAGAACGAGACTAG
- the sufB gene encoding Fe-S cluster assembly protein SufB, producing MASKPTIVNEEYQYGFNDGDVGVLKFARGLSRETVEEISRIKQEPKWMLDFRLHALDVFYKKPMQNWGADLSKLNFDDIIYYVKPSENQGRTWEEVPQAIKDTFERLGIPEAERKFLAGVSAQYESEVVYHSIRKDLEEKGIIFLDTDSALREYPDLVREYFGTVIPPEDNKFAALNSAVWSGGSFVYIPKGVKSDIPLQAYFRINSENMGQFERTLIIADEDSFGHYVEGCTAPSYNSESLHSAVVEIIVKDGARMRYTTVQNWAPNVYNLVTKRAVAYRNATMEWVDGNIGSKATMKYPSVYLMGEGAKGSVLSIAVAGRNQHQDTGAKMIHMAPNTTSTIVSKSISQHGGKTTYRGLVHFDKTAIGAKSNVKCDTLLMDSESVNDTLPYSEVETSQAEMEHEATVTKVSEEQLFYLQARGLSEEEATRLIILGFIEPFTRELPMEFAVEMNRLIKFEMEGAIG from the coding sequence ATGGCTAGTAAACCCACAATTGTCAACGAAGAATATCAATATGGGTTTAACGACGGAGATGTTGGGGTTCTTAAGTTTGCGCGGGGTTTAAGCCGTGAAACGGTTGAAGAAATATCCCGGATCAAACAAGAACCAAAGTGGATGCTAGATTTCCGTCTACATGCATTGGATGTGTTTTACAAAAAGCCGATGCAAAATTGGGGAGCTGATCTCAGCAAACTCAATTTCGATGATATTATTTATTACGTCAAACCATCGGAAAATCAGGGCCGGACATGGGAAGAAGTGCCCCAAGCCATTAAAGACACATTCGAACGCTTAGGCATTCCTGAAGCCGAACGCAAATTCTTAGCGGGTGTGTCGGCTCAGTATGAGTCGGAAGTAGTTTATCACTCCATTCGCAAGGATTTGGAAGAAAAAGGGATTATCTTCCTCGACACAGATTCGGCATTGCGGGAATACCCCGATCTCGTGCGCGAATATTTTGGTACGGTCATCCCCCCCGAAGACAACAAATTTGCCGCGCTTAACTCCGCTGTTTGGTCCGGCGGCTCGTTCGTCTATATCCCGAAAGGGGTCAAAAGCGATATTCCGCTCCAGGCATATTTCCGCATTAATTCGGAAAACATGGGCCAGTTTGAACGCACCTTAATCATCGCCGATGAAGATTCCTTTGGACATTACGTTGAGGGCTGTACCGCTCCTAGCTACAATTCGGAATCATTGCACTCGGCTGTCGTAGAAATTATCGTCAAGGATGGCGCACGGATGCGCTATACCACGGTTCAAAACTGGGCGCCGAATGTTTATAACCTGGTAACAAAACGCGCCGTCGCCTATAGAAACGCGACCATGGAGTGGGTTGATGGCAATATCGGATCCAAGGCCACGATGAAATACCCTTCCGTGTATTTAATGGGAGAAGGTGCCAAGGGCAGTGTTTTGTCTATTGCCGTGGCGGGTCGTAACCAGCATCAGGATACGGGTGCCAAAATGATTCACATGGCCCCCAATACTACCTCCACGATTGTTTCCAAGTCCATTAGCCAACATGGGGGCAAAACGACTTACCGGGGCCTGGTGCATTTTGATAAAACCGCTATCGGTGCCAAGTCTAATGTCAAATGTGACACGTTACTGATGGACAGCGAATCGGTTAATGATACCCTGCCCTATAGTGAAGTGGAAACCAGCCAGGCCGAAATGGAACATGAAGCCACGGTCACCAAAGTTAGTGAAGAACAACTGTTCTATTTACAAGCTCGGGGTTTAAGCGAAGAGGAAGCCACGCGCTTAATTATCCTTGGTTTTATTGAACCCTTCACACGCGAACTGCCCATGGAATTTGCAGTCGAAATGAATCGTCTCATTAAGTTTGAGATGGAAGGAGCAATTGGCTAA
- the sufU gene encoding Fe-S cluster assembly sulfur transfer protein SufU, translated as MNLDEIYRETILDHNQSPRNYGHLDHPTKVVGLLNPTCGDQIQLELLLQDGKIQDIRFSGQGCSISMASASMMTEAIKGKTIEEALALTSNFKNFVTGGTSQIPLGDLEALHGVSQFPSRVKCATLAHNAFEKAMAEPSE; from the coding sequence ATGAACTTAGATGAAATTTATCGGGAAACCATCTTGGATCATAATCAGTCGCCACGAAACTATGGCCATTTGGATCATCCCACGAAAGTTGTGGGTCTACTCAATCCCACCTGTGGCGATCAAATTCAATTAGAACTGTTGCTTCAAGATGGAAAAATTCAAGATATCCGTTTTAGTGGTCAAGGCTGCTCTATTAGTATGGCATCGGCATCCATGATGACCGAGGCTATTAAAGGCAAAACCATAGAAGAAGCCTTAGCATTGACGTCCAATTTTAAAAATTTTGTGACCGGAGGCACTTCTCAGATTCCCTTAGGGGATTTGGAAGCTCTTCACGGTGTTTCCCAATTTCCGAGCCGTGTCAAATGCGCCACTTTAGCACACAATGCATTTGAGAAGGCTATGGCAGAACCGAGTGAATAA
- a CDS encoding cysteine desulfurase → MITALVDITVDFPILKRQINGHRLIYLDSAATSQKPQSVIDRLVQYYETTNANVLRSVHTLAEEATTAMEEAREKIARFIHAKSPREVIFTRGTTESLNTIARAWGDKFLEAGDEIVLSPMEHHSNLIPWQQLAKRVGAKLKFIELQPNGTITVEAVKQQITERTRIVTLSAVSNVLGTINPIAEVAVLAHQVGAIMVVDGAQSVPHGPTDVQALGIDFLAFSGHKMLGPTGIGVLWGKEALLEAADPVMFGGEMIAYVDRDDATWAELPAKFEGGTPHIAGAIGLGTAIDYLSTIGMERIEEHSRMLAEEAYRRLANLSDVVVYGPEYPRTSLVAFNIVGIHPHDIAQVFDSRGIAIRAGHHCAQPLMHWLDVSSTARASFYLYNSDRDIDELVDAIEATKRYFKR, encoded by the coding sequence ATGATCACGGCATTGGTCGATATTACCGTGGATTTTCCCATTTTAAAACGGCAAATTAATGGACACCGGTTGATCTATTTGGACTCGGCTGCAACCTCACAAAAGCCCCAAAGCGTCATTGACCGGTTGGTGCAATATTATGAAACGACCAATGCCAATGTTTTGCGTAGCGTACACACCCTGGCTGAAGAGGCCACGACGGCAATGGAAGAAGCCCGGGAGAAGATTGCGCGTTTTATCCATGCCAAATCGCCTCGTGAAGTAATTTTTACGCGTGGCACCACCGAAAGCCTGAATACGATTGCCCGGGCATGGGGAGATAAATTCTTAGAAGCTGGCGATGAAATCGTCCTTTCTCCCATGGAACACCATTCTAATCTTATCCCATGGCAACAGTTAGCCAAACGTGTCGGTGCCAAGCTGAAATTTATCGAATTGCAGCCTAATGGCACAATCACCGTTGAAGCCGTTAAACAACAGATAACCGAACGTACCCGAATTGTGACATTGTCCGCCGTCTCAAATGTCCTCGGTACGATTAATCCCATAGCCGAGGTTGCGGTTCTGGCTCATCAAGTCGGGGCAATTATGGTGGTTGACGGGGCCCAATCGGTTCCTCATGGGCCCACGGACGTTCAGGCGTTAGGAATTGATTTTTTGGCTTTTTCCGGACATAAGATGTTAGGACCAACAGGTATTGGCGTGCTTTGGGGTAAAGAAGCGTTACTCGAAGCCGCAGATCCAGTAATGTTTGGCGGAGAGATGATTGCCTATGTCGACCGAGACGACGCCACTTGGGCAGAATTGCCCGCTAAATTCGAAGGGGGAACTCCCCATATTGCCGGGGCGATTGGTCTAGGAACTGCCATAGACTATTTATCAACCATCGGTATGGAGCGTATTGAAGAACACAGTCGGATGCTTGCGGAGGAGGCCTATAGGAGACTCGCGAATTTGAGTGATGTCGTAGTCTATGGGCCAGAATATCCCCGCACTAGTCTGGTGGCCTTTAACATTGTTGGAATCCACCCTCATGACATCGCCCAGGTATTTGATTCGCGTGGTATTGCCATCCGCGCCGGCCATCATTGTGCGCAACCTCTTATGCATTGGCTTGATGTCAGTTCCACGGCACGCGCGAGCTTTTATCTGTACAATAGTGATCGCGATATCGACGAATTGGTCGATGCCATTGAGGCGACAAAGAGGTACTTTAAGCGATGA
- the sufD gene encoding Fe-S cluster assembly protein SufD: protein MNTSTDVKWLEDIRSLTLDRQQEPLWLRNWRLSYLDNLSDYSWPKREKTPLRERQLDQIPLTTVFPSVTVPRDILQSMVSPAYVAFANDRLVASSVPQDWASQGVVVMPLQEAAARYEKELSIVLGQIVTSPMSRAEALNGALWDQGLYIKVPAHIQMAEPLLVLHYGQFSHDVHSLFPRTLIVAEPGSQITVIERYISNEFEDKTLFSSVVEILAKEDAKVHYGAVQNLSNNAEVFMRRSAQVYQDAAVNWSIGEFGGHLTIASDETHLIQQGAQSTHTMVFFGSGHQRQDFDTEIVHSAPYTTSRIIAKGVMKDQGRSAFHGITNIEHGAIKADGRQKEQTLMLSDESRADAVPSLLINDNDVYAAHSASAGPIDQIALFYLMARGLSEREAIRLYVHGFLAPVVDALPGPILRDSVWESVERKLDA from the coding sequence ATGAATACGTCGACCGATGTGAAATGGCTTGAAGATATTCGCTCTCTCACTTTGGACCGTCAACAAGAGCCTCTTTGGCTTCGTAATTGGCGTTTATCCTATTTAGACAATCTGTCCGATTACTCGTGGCCAAAACGGGAGAAAACACCGCTCAGAGAACGACAATTGGATCAAATCCCCTTAACCACAGTGTTTCCGAGCGTCACGGTGCCTCGCGATATCTTACAATCGATGGTTTCACCCGCTTATGTTGCCTTTGCGAATGACCGTCTTGTCGCGAGCAGTGTACCCCAAGATTGGGCATCACAAGGTGTGGTGGTCATGCCTTTGCAAGAGGCTGCCGCAAGATATGAAAAAGAGCTTAGCATAGTCTTAGGACAGATTGTTACGTCTCCGATGAGTCGAGCGGAAGCCTTAAATGGAGCCCTCTGGGATCAAGGACTTTATATTAAAGTCCCAGCGCATATCCAAATGGCGGAACCCTTATTGGTTCTTCATTATGGCCAGTTTAGTCATGACGTGCACAGCCTTTTCCCGCGCACCCTGATTGTGGCAGAGCCGGGAAGTCAAATTACTGTCATTGAGCGCTATATTTCCAATGAATTTGAGGACAAAACCTTGTTCTCAAGCGTCGTTGAGATTTTGGCTAAAGAAGATGCCAAGGTGCATTATGGTGCTGTGCAAAATCTCTCTAACAACGCCGAAGTGTTTATGCGCCGCTCTGCACAAGTTTACCAAGACGCAGCAGTGAACTGGAGCATCGGCGAATTCGGGGGCCATCTTACCATAGCCAGCGATGAAACGCATTTGATACAACAAGGGGCCCAGAGTACCCACACCATGGTGTTTTTCGGATCTGGTCATCAACGACAAGATTTTGATACGGAGATTGTTCATTCGGCTCCTTATACCACGAGCCGGATTATCGCCAAGGGCGTCATGAAAGATCAAGGGCGCAGTGCATTTCATGGCATCACGAACATCGAACATGGAGCCATCAAGGCTGACGGCCGGCAAAAAGAGCAGACTTTGATGTTGTCCGATGAGTCCCGCGCTGACGCGGTGCCATCCTTGCTGATAAATGATAACGATGTCTACGCCGCCCATTCGGCCAGTGCGGGTCCCATTGATCAAATCGCGCTGTTCTATCTGATGGCGCGTGGGTTATCAGAACGCGAGGCCATCCGGTTATATGTTCATGGATTCTTGGCGCCCGTCGTAGACGCGTTACCCGGTCCTATTCTACGGGACTCGGTATGGGAATCTGTAGAAAGGAAGTTGGACGCATGA
- the sufC gene encoding Fe-S cluster assembly ATPase SufC, with protein sequence MPAPVLEIKDLHVNIDDKPILKGVNLTVKGGEIHAIMGPNGTGKTSLAQTLMGHPRYHVTQGEVLLDGQDVLAMKTDARARAGLFLAMQYPSEISGVTTANFLRTAINSRRGEGNQIPLKEFRDKLDRTMEFLEMDPKFANRYLNEGFSGGEKKRNEILQMLMLEPRIAILDEIDSGLDIDAIKVVAKGVQSLSGPNFGVLLITHYQRILSYLKPDVVHIMMDGRVVKSGDYQLAEELEVKGYEWVRNELLNQVQ encoded by the coding sequence ATGCCAGCACCAGTACTGGAAATTAAAGATCTGCACGTAAATATTGATGACAAGCCCATTTTGAAGGGCGTTAACTTGACGGTTAAGGGGGGTGAAATTCACGCCATTATGGGTCCTAATGGAACGGGCAAAACGTCACTCGCCCAAACCTTGATGGGTCATCCCCGCTATCATGTCACACAAGGGGAAGTGTTGTTAGACGGTCAAGACGTCTTGGCTATGAAAACGGACGCCAGGGCTCGCGCTGGACTCTTTTTGGCGATGCAGTACCCCAGTGAAATTTCCGGTGTGACGACCGCCAATTTTCTTCGAACCGCCATTAATTCCCGGAGGGGTGAAGGAAATCAAATTCCTTTAAAGGAATTTCGCGATAAACTGGACCGGACTATGGAGTTTTTGGAAATGGATCCCAAATTTGCAAATCGGTACTTAAACGAGGGATTTTCGGGCGGGGAAAAGAAGCGCAACGAAATCTTGCAAATGCTCATGTTGGAGCCGCGTATCGCGATTCTTGATGAGATTGATTCAGGGCTGGACATTGATGCCATAAAAGTTGTGGCCAAAGGAGTGCAGTCTTTGTCTGGGCCCAACTTTGGCGTGCTCCTCATTACCCACTACCAACGCATTTTGTCCTATCTCAAACCCGATGTGGTGCACATCATGATGGATGGACGGGTCGTCAAGTCTGGAGACTACCAATTAGCCGAAGAATTGGAAGTCAAGGGTTACGAGTGGGTTCGCAACGAATTGCTCAATCAGGTGCAGTAA
- a CDS encoding YqeG family HAD IIIA-type phosphatase — protein MIKLLQPRLFLTSIFDLDLARLHDHGVRGLIMDLDNTLVGWNRPDLSQELKMWFQDVRAHGFKMCIVSNNMTERVEQFAEKVGVMAIPKAAKPRRRSFRLAMRKMGTTRHNTAVIGDQVFTDILGGNRLRLFTILVHPIDTHEYWATRLVRRLERYVVRRPHFPQSFSH, from the coding sequence ATGATAAAATTGTTGCAGCCTCGCCTTTTTCTTACCTCTATTTTCGATCTCGATTTGGCCCGTTTGCACGACCATGGAGTGCGTGGATTGATCATGGATTTGGATAATACACTCGTTGGCTGGAATCGACCCGACTTAAGTCAAGAGTTGAAAATGTGGTTCCAAGATGTCCGGGCGCATGGCTTTAAAATGTGCATTGTGTCCAATAACATGACGGAACGTGTCGAGCAATTTGCCGAAAAAGTCGGGGTTATGGCAATTCCTAAAGCTGCCAAACCGAGGCGGCGTTCATTTCGTCTAGCTATGAGAAAAATGGGCACGACACGGCACAATACAGCCGTGATTGGAGACCAAGTTTTTACGGATATTTTGGGTGGAAACCGCCTGCGTTTATTCACCATCTTGGTCCATCCCATCGACACACATGAATATTGGGCGACACGTCTCGTTCGGAGGTTAGAGCGATATGTCGTGAGACGCCCGCATTTTCCACAAAGTTTTTCGCACTAG
- a CDS encoding shikimate dehydrogenase family protein, with protein MTRFMELFAVFGQPIHHSLSPQMHNAAFKYLDRPAFYLPVQCPPHELLQRLDAFRQLGGRGVNLTRPLKELIVPHLQSASSWVEKAQAANVLVWQEGSWVGDNTDVQALMASIPDTGAHYFGKVAWVLGQGGVARASVVALEAKGYEVIVFGRRSSKPSWHHHWVEWDNDMFRHPHCDVFVNATPLGQIGEHPWDIRPEFDPHTIVVDWVYRPNNTVLLTEGRQAGCQIVDGLSLLVKQAALSWQLWFGMPGPLDVMENAVREFFYE; from the coding sequence GTGACACGGTTTATGGAACTTTTCGCGGTATTCGGTCAACCCATTCATCATTCGCTCTCTCCCCAGATGCATAATGCCGCGTTCAAATATCTTGATCGTCCAGCATTTTACCTTCCTGTTCAGTGCCCACCTCACGAGCTGTTGCAGCGCTTGGATGCTTTTCGCCAGCTCGGTGGGCGTGGAGTCAATTTGACTCGCCCATTAAAAGAACTCATTGTCCCACACTTACAGTCGGCATCATCGTGGGTAGAAAAGGCCCAAGCGGCCAATGTGCTTGTTTGGCAAGAGGGCTCTTGGGTCGGCGATAACACCGATGTTCAGGCCTTAATGGCCTCTATTCCTGATACTGGAGCCCATTATTTTGGCAAAGTGGCTTGGGTATTAGGACAAGGAGGAGTAGCCCGGGCCAGTGTGGTCGCTTTAGAAGCCAAGGGCTATGAGGTCATTGTGTTTGGGCGACGTTCATCTAAGCCGTCATGGCATCATCACTGGGTTGAATGGGATAATGACATGTTCCGCCATCCTCACTGCGATGTGTTTGTTAACGCAACGCCCCTTGGACAAATCGGCGAACATCCCTGGGACATTCGCCCGGAATTTGACCCCCATACCATTGTTGTGGATTGGGTCTACCGTCCCAACAACACGGTGTTGCTGACAGAAGGGCGTCAAGCGGGATGTCAGATTGTGGACGGGCTCAGCTTGCTGGTGAAACAAGCGGCCTTATCCTGGCAACTGTGGTTTGGCATGCCAGGCCCGCTCGATGTGATGGAAAACGCAGTTCGAGAGTTTTTTTATGAATAA